TCATATTACAAAGACTACTTTCTGTGCTTTTCAATTGTGAAACCTATCTTAAAAGTTTCAATCTCATACTTGGTTATTATAAGGCAAGTAATCAGAACTGTGTCATTGCTCTTACCTACAGTGCTCGAGACTAAAACAAAATGGACCAAAACTGTGTCATTGCTTTTTTTAATAACTTGTACAATGGACTCTAAGTAATTAACTAATAACAAGAAATGGATTCAATCACTACAGTCTACATATTGGCTTTCCTTTCCCACCTTTCCTTAGTATCAAGCCTGTTCCAAAGACAAAACATTGCATGAGAGTGTGGTTTCTCGTTAAAGCTCTTAGTACAAAAAGAGAGAGAGAGAGAGGTTGTTACCCCCAATACAGCTTCTGTGGCTTCATTGGTGCTGCTGTCTGCTGTTCTAAGGTAGTAGTAGAAGAAGAAGTTGACTCTTTCAGTATCTTAGAGCTTTCGCCATCTTCCACTGCTCTACTCTGCTGCTTAGCTTTAGGTTTCTTTGAATTGGCTTTTATCTTCATACGTCTCTTGTGTAGCTCCTGTTATAACATTTAACCAAATGAGACTACTACACATAACATATGAAGTGATTCGGTTTACCCAAACCGCAAACTAAACCAATAAACCGATGCTTAATTTCAAAAATCAAAACCGAACCGTATTAATTTCATAAATTTCGTAACTGATGCGGAGGCTTTGAGAATCTGACCTGTAATTTGGATATCTGTTTCTGGGTGACGTTGGATCGGTTGAAATTAGGCTGAAGAGACTCTGTTGACGCTAACAATGCTTCTTTTCGATTCTCCTCTGCTTCTTCTCTCTCTATTTCCTCTCTCTTCCTCGTCGTCGCCGTCAAGGTTTCTCCGTCGTCGCCCATCGCTGGTTCTTCCATAAATTTTTAGAATGTTGAAAACGACGCCGGACCGGCGTTTATACCCCCTCACTCTTTTATATGTTTTAACCAAAATTACCCGTATGTTTTGAATTAGTACATAATAAACCCAACAGTTTCTGGAATTATCAATTACACCCAAAATATAATAACGAAGCGTTTTTTTTTTTTTTGGGTCAAAACACACCAATTAATTTAAAATAATGATATCGTGACAGAGTTGTAATACTAACACAAATCACTAAACCATATGTTCTTGTCAAATTTTTATATAATTAACTAATGGTTTCAAGATTGATTACATTAGCGAAAATACTAGTTATTGTATCACTGATCGTGCCGATACAAGTAGAATTCTCCAGCTTGGTCTTTATTTAATTACTTGTGAACTAAGCATAATTAATTAGTCCTTGGAATCACCAGTAGAGGTGTAACTATCATGCTTGATTTAAGATATTTGATGTATTAATAATCGCCCTTATATATATATTTTTTAAACATATCACCTTTACTTGGACCACAATCTTTTGTACATATTACTCCGTCCTATGGGGCAAGATAAGATTTCGTCAAAACGTAAGAATGTCAAGATCTAAAACCTAAGAAGTTTCCTACAAACACACATGATCGTTATATACGTCTTTGTTCATACAGAAAAAAAAAACAATCGTTATATTGGAAAAGTCAGATCAAGTCTTCATTCCATAGCCTACCCTGTCAATTTTTTTGACTTTGTCTAATACACTCCAAATACCTTCGTTATTCTTATTACAACTTGTAATAACGCATTTATAATATAACTGTTGAAAAATCCTTAACAATCACAACCCACCTCTCTCTCCCTCTCTTCTCTCTCTCTCTCTCTCTCTGCACCATGGGAATTATTGATCAAAAGATCAAAAAGGGAGAAGAACACTTGATGATCTCAAAACCCTTGAGGTTGATTCTCTTTCAAAGTGGTAGACATGTATTACGCTCACTCTTCTTTGTCACGGGTTTCTTAATTGGTGTCTTCCTTTATCTACAACTAAAAGCCTTCCACATGTCCACGCCGAAGACAGAACAACCCTTATGGTCAACAGTGCTATTCCACCACTCAACAAAGATGGAGATCAAACAAGAGTTACAAACACAAGTACTTCTACACGACATGAGTGATCAAGAACTCTTCACCAAGGTCTCTTCATTATCATCACCATCATCCTCACCATCCTCATCATCATGGTTTGGAAGGAATAATAATGATGAGAAGATGGTTGTGAAAGTGGCTTTCATGTTCATGACTGGCGGCGCACTCCCATTGGCTACTTTGTGGGACAAGTTCTTTGAAGGACATGAAGGGTTTTATTCGATATATGTTCATACTAATCCATCTTTTCAAGAATCTTACCCTGAAACTTCTGTCTTCTACTCAAGAAGAATCCCAAGCCAGGTAATTAATAATTAACAGCTATTTTACCCCGTCTTCTTTGCTTAATTGCTCTCATGCAGTTACCATATGTCTTTGATTAGTACATCTAGATGTCTTACATTACCAAATTGTATACATCTATTAATGTGGTTGCCAGGTTGGTTTTTTCACGTGGCACGTGTATTGATCTTGATTTGCAACCTTTGCATTATGGTCCATGAACCCACTTGATATTATTCTAACATATATACATTTTTAATCATATTAATAAGATAATAACATAGATCATCTTATAAGAAAAGTAGTTTTTACAAGTATATACTCAACATTACATTTCATACTGTATATAGAACAAAATATAAAATTTAGTATGAATTGAAGCTTTTAACGTGTATACTACTACTAATCCACAAAAAAAAAAAAACTTCTAAAAATTCCCATCTAAAGAAGCTTGTGATTTGGAAGAAAAAAAAATCGCACTGTGTATAGTTTGACGTTCTAAATGTTCTGTCCCAAAAGTTATAACTATAATAAAGTAATTTATGATGTTATTTCTGTCAAATAATTTATGATGTTGAACAAAAAGATTATTTCCTTAACTTCTCCATTCTTGAGAGAACCAAGGCTATGCTAACTCTTTGTCGCTTAATTCTAAAGGAATTAATGTAATATTGTGTTGAACATATTTGCATCCTATTAGAATCTGTCACAGAACCCACCGAGTGATTTTGTTGGGAAATATTAAATCAATGTATAATAAACCATGTTTTCTCATAAATTCTTAAGTAAAAAACTTAAAGTGACAACAAAACTAGATTCAATAACCTTATAAACATTAATCTCGAGAACATTTTGTTTGTTATGTTAACTTTGTAATAGTAAAGCAACGATAACGTTACTTACATTCGTGAACCATTGTGAAACAGCCAGTGTACTGGGGAACATCATCAATGGTAGACGCAGAGAAAAGACTCTTAGCCAACGCTCTCCTCGACGAATCAAATCAAAGATTCGTCCTATTGTCAGATTCTTGCATCCCACTCTTCGACTTCACAACCATCTATGATTACTTAACCGGCACTAATCTCAGCTTCATCGGCTCATTCGACGATCCAAGAAAATCCGGTCGAGGCCGTTACAACCCCAAAATGTATCCACAGATCAACGTTACACATTGGCGTAAAGGATCACAATGGTTTAGTACAACCCGTGAGCTTGCTCTTCATATACTCGCAGACACTTTTTATTACAAGATATTCGATCAGCATTGCAAACCGCCTTGCTACATGGACGAGCATTACATCCCCACTCTTGTTCACATGTTCCATGGAGAGATGAGTGCAAACCGGACCTTGACTTGGGTGGACTGGTCGAGAGTCGGTCCACATCCTGGCCGGTTTATATGGCCTGATATCACCGATGATTTTCTTAACCGTATCCGGTTTACAGAGGAGTGTGCTTATTATGGCCGTGATGGGGAGAATACTACAACTTCGAAATGTTTTTTATTTGCGAGGAAATTCACAGAAGATACTTTAGAACCTTTGTTAAGAATCTACCCTCTAGTTCTTGGGTCTGGTCCGTAATATACGGTCGATTACTTAAATGTTTGTGAGTTTTTTTCAGCAAGTAAATATTATACCGAATTTTAACCGTTCAATAAAACGACGGTTCGCCTAAACCGTATGTGTTTCCAGTGAACCCCAAAACTAACTGATATAATCCAAAAAATCCGAACAGTTTAAAAATACTTTAATATAATCCAAATCGAACTAAAATCTAAATTAATATTTAAAAATATTCCAAGTTGAATATTTTAATTTTTCTTACATAGCTTAAGATAATTTAGATATCTGGAAATTGTGGTAGATAGTTTTTACTTTTTATACATAAATTTCAATTAATTTGAATATTTCTAGCTAGATTAAGTAGTTTGTTATTTTATAGTTCTTAAAATTAATATATATATATACTTTTATTTTTTTTTGGGTTAATTTCTAGTTGTTTTCTTAATATTTTAAAAATTATTCGGACATTTTATATAACCTTATCCAAACCCAATCCGAAAAAAGAAGATCGAACCAAATCCTATTCAAAAACTGTAGAAATCCGAACTATATCTTATCAATAACCGAAGAGACAGGACGGTTCGCGTAAACCGTGTATAACCATCTTATCGTTTTATAAAGAGCTTCTTCTAAACTTCTGCCTTTGGAGTTAATACTTTTGCGAACAGAACACCCAAAGGTTCAGACTTTACACTGATGCTAACTTCTCTCTTCGTCTCGGCTCGACCATTGCCATCACTCACCACCATCTCCTCCTTAACCCCTAACCAAAACCCTCCACACACCGCCAAAGCTCCAAACTTTAATCAATTCAAGGAGAACCCAAAACTCCCCGACGCCGCGATTAAGGTCCCGACCGCTCCATGGATGAAAGGTCCTCTCTTTCTCCAACCCGACGAGCTTATCAACACTTCACATCACCGCAAGAGCACCAGGAAACAGAACGCCGAGGAGAAGACGTTCAAGGCGTTAAACCGTCGAGAGAGCGGTGTGAGAGGAAGCAAAGCCATGAAGAAGATCGTCCGCAGCGTTGAGAAGCTCGAGGACTCTGAAGAAACACGTGTCGATTATGGAGGCGAGTTTGAGTCCTTAGGTGGGGTTGTGGAAGAGGATGAGAAGAGGAGGAGGAGAATGCCTTGGGAGAGGGAGGAAGAGAAGTTCATATTGAGGAGGAGGAAGAAAGAGAGAGTCTTGACGACTGCTGATCTTATCTTAGACGAAGGGTTGTTGAAAAGACTGAGACTTGAAGGTTCGAAGATGAGAGAATGGGTGAATGTGAGGAAAGCAGGAGTTACAGAGACGGTTGTGAAAGATATTAGATTAATCTGGGAGGGGAACGAGCTTGCTATGGTGAGGTTTGATGTCCCTCTCTGTCGGAACATGGAGCGAGCTCAAGAGATCTTAGAGGTTTTGTTTGTTTGTTTTAACTTCTTTACTTTCTTCACTTAAACCTTTGTTAAAAAATCTCATTTTCATGTTTTTTCAAGAATAGTTGAAGACTGGAGGGTTGGTTGTGTTGAGCAAGAAGGAGTTTCTCGTTGTTTATCGAGGACCACCAACGAGTGATTCATCAGTATGTGTGAAGGAGGGGGGAGATGAGATTAGCTCATCGTTGTACGTGAGAGAAGGTGAGAGGCTATTGAATGGATTGGGGCCTAGATATATGGATTGGTGGATGAGAAGACCGTTTCCTGTTGACGCTGACTTGCTTCCTGAAGTAGTTGATGGATATAGAACTCCTTCTAGACGTTGCCCACCTAACACTAGAGCAAAGCTGAGCGATGAAGAGCTTACTTACTTGAGAAACGTTGCTCAAGCTTTACCGTTTCATTTCGTCCTTGGTAAATTTGCCTTCACTGTCTTTATAGTTGATTGTATTTGATATTATATTTGCTTAACTTGTGAAGGGAGGAACCATGGCCTTCAAGGTTTAGCTTCTGCTATCTTGAAACTATGGGAGAGATGTGTTATTGCAAAGATTGCAATCAAGTGGGGAGCTCTCAACACAAACAATGAGGAGATGGCTGATGAATTGAAGGCAAGTTTTTTTATTTACTGAGGTTAGTTTCTAGATATAGTTGTGGTTGATGAGAATCTTTGGGCTGTATCAAAACTTTCAGCATCTCACTGGAGGAGTTCTGATACTACGAAACAAGTACTTGATAATACTATTCAGAGGGAAGGACTTTCTTTCTGATGAAGTTGCGGATTTGGTTGATGACAGAGAGAGGTTGCTCAGAAGATACCAACATTTTGAAGAGACCAAACGAGAGAGTGATATAGAGATCTCAGAGGTGGTAACAGATGGTGAAGAGTTGGAGGAAACAAGCAAGACGGGGACTTTATTAGAGTTTCAAGAACTTCAGAGGAAGTTCGGTGAAATGGAGGTGAGAAACCTGGAGACTGAAGCTGAGAAAGCAAAACTAGATAAGGAACTCAAAAGCCAAGAACACAAGCTTTCCATTGTAAGCCTTCTTAACTTCGGTTTGCATCTCTTAGTTTAGCCTAGGCCTGCGGTTCGGGTAGTTCGGATAATTCCGGTTCGGTTAGTTCGGTTTTCGAAAATCCTACCGAAGTTTTTGATTTCGGTTATATTTTGGTTTAATTTTGTTAAAATTTTGGATAAGTTTGGTTAGTTCGGTTTGAAATTTGGTTAGTTCGGTTCAAAATCTCAGCCCTAGTTCAGCTTACTGAATATAAGTCATGTGTGTTGCTCTATTTTGTCAGCTGAAATCAAAGATAGAGAAGACAACAACGGAGTTACTCAAATTGAATTCTTTATGGAAACCATCTGCGCGCGACGATGACATTGAAATACTGACTAATGAAGAAAGAGAGTGCTTGAGAAGAATCGGACTGAAGTTGAATAGCAGCTTGGTTCTCGGAAGAAGAGGAGTCTTTGATGGTGTAATGGAAGGTCTTCATCAGCATTGGAAGCACAGGGAGGTTGCAAAAGTGATCACTATGCAGAAGCTTTTCTCGAGAGTTGTTTACACAGCGAAATCACTTGAAGCAGAGAGCAATGGAGTGCTAATATCAATTGAAAAACTCAAGGAAGGACATGCAATACTCATGTACCGTGGCAGGAACTACAAACGTCCTTCGTCGAAACTGATGGCACAGAATCTTTTGACTAAAAGAAAAGCGTTGCAAAGATCTGTCTTGATGCAGAGACTTGGCGTAAGAAAATGAATGAATATATTATTAGTTTGTTTGAGAGAAACCGCTTGAATGAATCATTTCTCTGTTTTGTTGTTTTTGTTGCAGTCACTGAAGTTCTTTGCTTACCAGAGAGAAAGAACCATTGAAGATTTGAAGTTGAGTTTGGTAAAACTTCAAGGCTCTGCTTCTGAGCTATGTTGATGCAAAGTGCTTTACAAGTAGTAGAAGCTGTAAGAAAATTACCAAGGCAGATACGTTCACTTGAAGCTGGAACACAGAGTATTTTTTTTTTTACATTTACTGTGGTATTTCGATGAATTATATTTATCAAGTAATTGATTGTGTAATTATCATGTAAAGTCACATTTTCTGAATATAATACATGTAGTTATTCAGGTGTAATACTGTTGTAATGGCACCAACATCAGTCTTTTAGCTATTTAGGTGTAAAAAAAGAACTTATAGACAGTTTCCAAAGGGGAAAGGTGATAGATAGTACAAAAGAACATGATTTTATTTCTGCATGTATCAAGAATATACTTAGTAAAAATGTTTAAATAAAAAAAAACCTGGTTTATATTTAGTTTAGTGATTTTGTGGCGGTGTCTCATCTGGGTTCTTGGGTTTACTCCTTAGCATCTCAGTGAAGTTGCCTCTCATGATACGTTTGAATCTGTTGTCTTCAATAGGAGCAGCAGCCACCGCCTTTGGTGAATCAGGTCCCTGAAGTGTAGGTGACGGCGGTGCAACCGGGGTGGTTTCGGTTGCTTCTTTCTTCCCCAACAAGCCACCTTCTCCAAACAAGCTTGTCACAGATGATGCAATCCCTAAGTGGGCACCCATGGCTTTGCTGAATGCTTCAAGTGTCCCACCTGATCTCTCCTTCATTGTGATCTCTAAAGCTTCCTTGTGAGCTGGATCAAGCGCGTCTGGATCTTTCAGTAGGTTTTGGATCGCTGGAATTAGGTATTCTCGGACACTTGTTTGAGACAGATCTTCAGATCCATGAAAAAAGAGTTAAAACTTGGAGCATTAAGATATGTAAGAAGCAAAAGAAGAAAGTACTCATACCGGTTGCATCGAGTGCACGGATGGCTTCGCAGAAAGCATTAGCTC
This genomic interval from Brassica oleracea var. oleracea cultivar TO1000 chromosome C2, BOL, whole genome shotgun sequence contains the following:
- the LOC106327658 gene encoding uncharacterized protein LOC106327658, giving the protein MEEPAMGDDGETLTATTRKREEIEREEAEENRKEALLASTESLQPNFNRSNVTQKQISKLQELHKRRMKIKANSKKPKAKQQSRAVEDGESSKILKESTSSSTTTLEQQTAAPMKPQKLYWGLDTKERWERKANM
- the LOC106322970 gene encoding uncharacterized protein LOC106322970 codes for the protein MGIIDQKIKKGEEHLMISKPLRLILFQSGRHVLRSLFFVTGFLIGVFLYLQLKAFHMSTPKTEQPLWSTVLFHHSTKMEIKQELQTQVLLHDMSDQELFTKVSSLSSPSSSPSSSSWFGRNNNDEKMVVKVAFMFMTGGALPLATLWDKFFEGHEGFYSIYVHTNPSFQESYPETSVFYSRRIPSQPVYWGTSSMVDAEKRLLANALLDESNQRFVLLSDSCIPLFDFTTIYDYLTGTNLSFIGSFDDPRKSGRGRYNPKMYPQINVTHWRKGSQWFSTTRELALHILADTFYYKIFDQHCKPPCYMDEHYIPTLVHMFHGEMSANRTLTWVDWSRVGPHPGRFIWPDITDDFLNRIRFTEECAYYGRDGENTTTSKCFLFARKFTEDTLEPLLRIYPLVLGSGP
- the LOC106326922 gene encoding chloroplastic group IIA intron splicing facilitator CRS1, chloroplastic, giving the protein MLTSLFVSARPLPSLTTISSLTPNQNPPHTAKAPNFNQFKENPKLPDAAIKVPTAPWMKGPLFLQPDELINTSHHRKSTRKQNAEEKTFKALNRRESGVRGSKAMKKIVRSVEKLEDSEETRVDYGGEFESLGGVVEEDEKRRRRMPWEREEEKFILRRRKKERVLTTADLILDEGLLKRLRLEGSKMREWVNVRKAGVTETVVKDIRLIWEGNELAMVRFDVPLCRNMERAQEILELKTGGLVVLSKKEFLVVYRGPPTSDSSVCVKEGGDEISSSLYVREGERLLNGLGPRYMDWWMRRPFPVDADLLPEVVDGYRTPSRRCPPNTRAKLSDEELTYLRNVAQALPFHFVLGRNHGLQGLASAILKLWERCVIAKIAIKWGALNTNNEEMADELKHLTGGVLILRNKYLIILFRGKDFLSDEVADLVDDRERLLRRYQHFEETKRESDIEISEVVTDGEELEETSKTGTLLEFQELQRKFGEMEVRNLETEAEKAKLDKELKSQEHKLSILKSKIEKTTTELLKLNSLWKPSARDDDIEILTNEERECLRRIGLKLNSSLVLGRRGVFDGVMEGLHQHWKHREVAKVITMQKLFSRVVYTAKSLEAESNGVLISIEKLKEGHAILMYRGRNYKRPSSKLMAQNLLTKRKALQRSVLMQRLGSLKFFAYQRERTIEDLKLSLVKLQGSASELC